The sequence below is a genomic window from Nicotiana tomentosiformis chromosome 6, ASM39032v3, whole genome shotgun sequence.
TGAGTTTTAGTATTTTTATTGTAATCTATGCTCagttaaaattttaaattcattatcattagccttagtaagtgtcaattcgacccctcgtcactacttcttcgaggttaggcgggacacttactgggtacatattattttatgtactcacgctatacttctgcacttaattgtgcaggatttgaggcaaGTGCATCTGGATATCCATCCGACGCGCATTCTTGATCTGGGTTCGAGATTctacggtgagctgcccttccgagccaTTCAGCAGCATGCCGGAGTCCCTCTTTTATTTTGTCTCTGTCTATTCCCTTTCAGGAAGTAGGATagatatcttttgtatattctactaagttggccatacacttgtgacactagatcttgACACGTATTAGTAGACTTGTGATTTTTTTTTGGGGTTTTGTTCTTACGGTTGTTAATGGGTTTTGTTCTTACAGTTGTTAATGTTTCTCGCTGTTttcatttaataatttaaatcggttttaattatatcttttaagtaaaagaaaaagatcaCTTCTGCAAAATTCGTTAAAAATGGGAAATCATTAGGTtattcattgttggcttgtctagcaacggtgctggacgccatcacggcctgatacggaattgggtcgtgacacatgcaCACCATGCAATCGGACAATCTTCTGAATGTAAATCTAGGCTTATCTCtatgaagagtaggtagtcaccatcggaataaaatgtgccgacttggtcaacctgtcaataatgacccaaaaggcatcaaacttcttcaacgtCCGCGACAACCCAATAACGAAGTCCATAGTGTTGCGCTCTCTCTTCCATtctggtataaccatctgctgaaggaggccacctggcctctggtgctcatacttgacctgctggaaatttagacatctcgccatatattcaactatgtccttcttcatccgccgccaccagtAATACTGCcttaggtcgcgatacatcttcatagtccctggatgaatagaataccgagaactgtgcgcctcctctagaatcttctccctcaagccatcaacattaggaatacATAGGCGACCTTGGAGCCACAGAACatcatcctcaccgatagtaacctccttggcaccaccctataataccgtctctctgagaatcAACAAGCGCGGATCATCGTACTGACAAGCTTTGATTCACTCAAGTAATGGAGAATGAGCCACTACGCATGCGAGAACTCGaatgggctcagaaatatccaacctcacaagtctgttagctaaggactggatgtccaaagccaatggcctctcatctactgaataaatgccaaactacctATACTCTGAACCTTTCTGCTTAAGGTATCTGCAACCACATTCACCTTGcacggatgataaaggatggtaatatcatagtcctttagtaactcaagccacatgcgcttcctcaaattgagatccctctgtttgaacaaatgctgtaagctctgatgatcggtgtaaacctcaccggataccccataaagataatgcctccagatcttgagagcatgaacaatcacAACCACCTCTAAATCATGTatggggtaattcttcttgtggggcttcaactgacgtgaagcatatgcaataactcacccttcctgcattaatacacaacccaggaCAACACGTGAAGCGTcgtaatacacagtatacatcccagAACCTGAAGGCAACACTAATATCGGTGTTGTattcaaagttgtcttgagttcTAAAAGTTCGACTcgtaatcatcggaccatcggaatgaagcacccttctgggttagtctagtcaaaggtgttgtaatagatgagaagccctctacaaaccggcgataataacctgttctcggtcgctgtggtaggacgagaCCAACTCTGGACTACATCGATCTTCccgggatctaccttaataccctctcctgatacaacatgccccaagaatgccacagaatctaacgaGAACTCGCACTTAGAGAACTTAGTATATAGCTTCTATTCCCACAAAGTCTGAAGCaaaactctcaaatgctgctcgtgctcccccaTACTACGCAAGTAGATCACCAAAAAtgcatagtgaccatatctagtctggaaggccgtcttcggaacatctgaagcacgaatcttcagttgatgatacctagatctcaagtcaatcttagagaacatccTGGCACCCTGCATCTGGTCAAACAAATTATaaatacgtggcaacgggtacctattcttaatggtaactttgttcaactagtggtaatcaatgcacatccgcatagtcccatccatCTTATTCACAAAAAATATCGgtgtaccccaaggcgacacactcgatctaacgaacccctttgctagcaactcctcaggctgttccttcaactctttcaactctttcgatatggtggaatagagataggctgggtacctggaaccaaatcaatacagaaatcgatatcacgatctggtggcatgcctgggagatcagaaggaaacacgtCAGAGAACACCCGCACCATAGGCACTGAACCAGTCATCGGAGTCTCTGTAgaagtatcccgaacataagctagataagccaaacaaccctcctcgaccatgtgtcgagcctgcAGGTaagagataacctgactagatgcactgatagaTGAACCCTTCAACTCCAATCTATGCAACTCTAGAatcaccaaggtaacagtcttggcatggaaatcaaggacgacatgatatagagataaccagtccatgcccaggatgacctcaaagtcattcatatcaagtaacagaagatccgctctagtctcataaccacaaaaagtcATGATACAGGATCGGTaaatccgatccacaataacagaattgcCCACTGGCATGGATACATATaaaggagtacccaaggactcgtgAGGAACACCCAGAAAacgagcaaacagagatgaaacatatgaatacgtagaccatggatcaaatagtattgttgcatccctaccgcagacagaaataatacttgtgatcacggcatctgaggctaccgtatctggtctggctggaaaggcatagaacctagctggagtgccacttgattggcctccacctctaggacggcccctacccatcTTCCCTCCGCCCATGGGCGGTCGAACGGCTAGTACAACAGCTGGCGTGGTAATCATAGGCCGATAGTCCTGTTGCTCAACTTTGTCTCGAAGTCTGGGATAAAACCTCTTCACGTAGCCAAGATCCCTACACTTAAAACAACCCCTCGGGACGATGGACtgttgacctgaagtctgaccctgatcgCCTGAATACACATTGGAGGAACCTTGAATAGCTGGCGAGCGGTAAGTACTCTTTGGAATGTCACTGAAATAGGGTCGTGCTAGAGCACTCCGAGCAGGCGGTGGTGCTGACTGCATGGGCCTGCTGGGCTGACCCCTAATGACCTGACCTCAACCCCCGGGTGGggcaccactgaatcctccaaactACTGGGGCCGCTTGTCCCTCTGCGCAAACTCTCGACTGCGATTGCGAGTATGCTCAATCCTCTAAGCTATATCCACAAACTGAAGaaaagaagtccccatctctgcCTCACGGGCCATAGGTACCTAAATCTCAGGGTGCAGACCTACAATGAACCTTTGCACCCTCTCTGCATCTGTAGGGAGTATAATAGATGCATGGCGAGACAAGTCAGTAAACCTTGCCTCATAGTCAGTGATAGACCTGTGACCCTGACGGAGTCGCTCAAACTGACCTCGAAGCTCCTCTCTCTCAGAAGGTGGTATATATTTCTCTAAGAACAGATatgtaaactgatcccaagtcaaggaAGGTAAACCTGCTAGCCTACTAAGAAAataagcctgccaccatctacgggccttgcCCTCAAACTGAAAAGCGGTGAAGTCCACCCCATTGGACTCCAATATCTCCATGTTCTAGAGCCTATCCTTGCACaggtcaatgaaatcctgggggtcctctgaccgcTCACCCCCAAAGGTAGGGGcgaagcctagtccatctgtctagCCACTTCTGCTAATCATTGGTCGTGAATGGTACAACCTCTAGCATAGCTATTATAACAGACTAGGCTTCGCCTGCAGGTAGTGTACTTGGGGTCTGATAAATGGCAGCGgcgtgccctggagcctgagtggTAGGGGTCTGTACTCCCCTTCCCACTTGATATGTGGTAGTGtccactggaaataaaccagcatgcatcatagagtccatgaactgcaacatacggcccatgacctcctggaatcccggcgTAGTCATGAAATCTGCTAGGGCTGGCATAGCTGCAGGCGCCTCATCCTACTCCTCAACAACATGATCTACCACTGGATCACATGTGGCACAACAAGAGCAACCCTAGGGCCCCATCATCCTTTGACTAGAGCTAGAGCCCACCcccgacctctgcctcggcctctaacaacggGGGGAGCAGCCCCACGACCGCCTGGTACATCCgccgcgcgttctcaccatctgtgagagatcaatagaaagacacttagtataatatcaactgcacgatattagatgaagaaaaagaagtttcctaacaccctatagcctctcgaagataagcacggacgtctccacaccgatctgcaagactctacttggcacgacccaaaatccattaaaggtcatgatggcgccggacaccgctgtcaggcaagacaacaatacatacttagcttaattacccatttaaatggatttaaaaatcaaaatttcttcaatgaaataataaaaataaaactcatagagtaaatgataatatttttagaaactaaatttctaaacaactcacaaccattcccaaaacccggtgtcacaagtgcatgagcatttactagggaattaaaatttaaaatacaacatctatccataatataaattagacaagaaaatataatatccctgaaggagactctgttaactgcggatcgtaatatataACGcatctcacctaagtccccacatttgtaaccacacctctgcgccaaCAAggtcgctagacatatatgtacctgcacaataaaatgtgcagcaagtgcagcatgagtacaaaaatcaacgtgtacccagtaagtatcaagcctaatctcaaagaggtagagacgagatggccgactctgacactcactaagagtcaataataataaatgaaataaaaatagcaatatctagatcaacatgatttatagaatttacgaTGATTTTCTTTAAacaatagaaataattaaattccttcgattccaataaatttccaatttatcaattagccccATTtacataaataacaataatttccttaacaagcagagataaataaattctttaaattccaataatttccaaatttcaattagcttcacaagctgaaataaactatcaaagtatcgtgtaattattattattattaagcacgatttctaccgaggtcgtatggcccaatCTAGAGTTtcttgtacactgccgagggacgtgcgacacgatccatagatgtatttatcctgccgaggcgttcggcccgctccacaagaaaggagaacatttttcctatgtacctccggaatgagagtatgtttattataagataaattcgagaggataaataatttcttttaacaattaattaatttaaacagaaataagcatatgatatttccatcttttactatctctcACTAACAATTTacgatatatatcaaataatataattaaataacggatacaatttacacaagtaattcatgctttgagtcctaaactacccgaactttagcatttatagttgctacgcacggactctcgtcacttcgtgcgtacgtagcccccacaattagcagcaattattaattcaattccttatgaggtaatttccccctcacaagattagacaagagacttacctcgctccgaagttccatagccggcctCCAAGCCTTTCAAAAACtcaaccgatgcccaacgctccaaaactcgctttcgctttattaacattcacaagcttttaatcctACTCCAacatcgtaacattgagtaaaattctcatacgccaccaacaaattgatatctacaattacaatcccaactacaatcaaaatatgactcaaaaatatttatcaatatccatttatggtctcaagttggctacaagcctccagctcaaatcgtctaataggttcactttctagcacattcaactccattcttatcatttaatacccatttgaagtcatcaatgatactacattaattctccaacaccgaaaaattactattcatcgtcttccttaaccaacatttccaaaacattcaatttggtgattacttagttgaatacttctaactaagctagaaatgattccataggttcattgcatcctttaatttcatttctaagaacactatttattTTTCCCCCATTTTCTCAAGAACATTATTCATGCCATGAATTAGAGTTTATtaaatcaattatccaaccataacaacttgaaataaatattataattactctcaccgactcataagaaatgagcttgaagcattagtattaccttcttgaagtTTTTCCTTGAAATTCCAATGTTTGGGAAATTTTGTGTTCTTGAATaacttgaaagatttctagggatttcaaagattgaaatatgttaatactagtgttaataggatgttattaacttaaaatatccaaaaaaaactcaccttgtattcttaagtagtccccaaggtcAAATCCACCATGGaagaaccaatccctagctcaagaaaatccccCAAAATGGTTGCTGCCCGTGACTGCCTTATATAGGCACAGATGCTTCAGCGAGTTGTACCTTACGCTGTGCAGGTTGTACCCCGTATTACAAGTTTTGCCCTGCTGGACACCTTTTACTAAAACATCCATAAGTCCTTGTAGAAATATCAAAATGACGAACGGTtgaaagcgttagaaactagattcgaacatctttcatttgataggttttccaccatataaatccttatatatatatatatatatatatatatatatatatatatatatatatatatataggcatgctcatccaaagttaggttttgtgtgtactcatttggaactttagtctatcatgaaatttccaacatgatttagacttagggctctcgtTAGACCCAACAttacttataatatgactcgtacacttattaacaTATGAACCTTCttgaaccttcaaattccgattctggggtcgttttttctcaaaatgttgatcgaagtcaaacttggtgaGCCAATCtaaagat
It includes:
- the LOC138894825 gene encoding uncharacterized protein, with translation MEILESNGVDFTAFQFEGKARRWWQAYFLSRLAGLPSLTWDQFTYLFLEKYIPPSEREELRGQFERLRQGHRSITDYEARFTDLSRHASIILPTDAERVQRDATILFDPWSTYSYVSSLFARFLGVPHESLGTPLYVSMPVGNSVIVDRIYRSCIMTFCGYETRADLLLLDMNDFEVILGMDWLSLYHVVLDFHAKTVTLVILELHRLELKGSSISASSQVISYLQARHMVEEGCLAYLAYVRDTSTETPMTGSVPMVRVFSDVFPSDLPGMPPDRDIDFCIDLVPGEGIKVDPGKIDVVQSWSRPTTATENRLLSPGGAKEVTIGEDDVLWLQGRLCIPNVDGLREKILEEAHSSRYSIHPGTMKMYRDLRQYYWWRRMKKDIVEYMARCLNFQQVKYEHQRPGGLLQQMVIPEWKRERNTMDFVIGLSRTLKKFDAFWVIIDRLTKSAHFIPMVTTYSS